A single genomic interval of Koleobacter methoxysyntrophicus harbors:
- a CDS encoding glycoside hydrolase family 65 protein has translation MKRCSEYKKAIYSLDPWQVRETEFDIETNYRDETIFAVGNGYIGMRGNLEEGYTGPENTTFNATYINGFYEEYDIRYPEDGYGFARKGQAMVNVADGKIIKPVIDGEELDLLKGRIHFYERILDMKKGIVERKVTWESPKGRIVEIHIKKLTSFTRPHLAVISFRIKPVNFDGRLEFISRVNGKIFNNVEYGKDFRVGSGIRGRVLKTVERAVDDTVGFIKQKTERSGLSLVCAVDHDITPKKGCFISTAEQEDMIEIKIAVNARRGTCYTLFKYISYFTSRDYQEYDLENLAIKEVTGAKVDGMSIIEEEQEKFLDGFWEDADIIVEGDPVSQQGIRFCMFSLLQSTGRDGKTSIAAKGLTGAGYEGHYFWDSEIYVLPFFVYTRHEIARNLLLYRYRLLDAARGRARELGHRGALFPWRTIDGPECSAYFPAGTAQYHIDADIAFAIKVYEEATEDMEFLYKYGAEILFETARFWADLGAYIPSKGNRFCINCVTGPDEYTALVDNNAYTNYMAKVNMEYAVEVAGMMKRERPGDYEQLVEKIGLKQEEIRAWQKAAEDMYLPYSDELKIIPQDDSFLHRKRIDIDQIPEDQFPLLLHWHYLNIYRHQICKQPDVLLLMMLLRKRFTVEEIKRNYDYYEPITTHDSSLSPSVFSILACDIGYERDAYDYFIQTVRMDLDDYNGNVKHGIHAANMGGAWNAVIYGFAGMKPDSESLNFCPHLPEKWHGLSFKVRYKNRKILVELKRDSAKFTLLEGDSIKLHYFNEEILLMQGLTVTKEVKNVKV, from the coding sequence ATGAAAAGATGCAGTGAATATAAAAAGGCCATTTATTCCCTGGACCCGTGGCAGGTCAGGGAAACGGAATTTGATATTGAGACCAATTACAGAGATGAAACTATTTTTGCCGTCGGGAATGGCTATATAGGCATGAGAGGGAACCTGGAAGAGGGTTATACCGGTCCGGAAAATACTACATTTAATGCCACATATATCAACGGTTTTTATGAAGAGTATGATATAAGATATCCCGAGGATGGGTACGGGTTTGCCAGAAAGGGCCAGGCTATGGTGAATGTGGCCGATGGCAAAATAATAAAACCCGTTATCGATGGCGAGGAACTGGATTTGCTTAAAGGCAGGATTCATTTTTACGAAAGAATACTGGATATGAAAAAAGGAATTGTAGAAAGAAAGGTTACATGGGAATCACCTAAAGGCAGGATTGTAGAAATTCACATAAAGAAATTGACTTCTTTTACAAGACCACATCTGGCTGTTATCTCATTCAGGATAAAGCCTGTGAATTTTGATGGAAGGTTAGAATTTATTTCCCGCGTAAATGGAAAGATTTTCAATAATGTAGAGTACGGTAAAGACTTCAGAGTGGGTTCAGGTATCAGGGGCCGGGTTTTAAAAACCGTTGAAAGAGCAGTAGATGATACGGTGGGTTTCATTAAACAAAAAACAGAACGGAGCGGGCTTTCCCTGGTATGTGCGGTAGATCATGATATTACACCTAAAAAAGGATGTTTCATATCAACGGCTGAACAGGAAGACATGATAGAAATAAAGATAGCGGTAAATGCCCGAAGGGGAACCTGTTATACCCTTTTTAAGTATATTTCATATTTTACTTCAAGGGATTATCAAGAATATGACCTGGAAAATCTGGCCATTAAAGAGGTTACCGGCGCTAAGGTCGACGGGATGTCCATTATCGAAGAGGAACAGGAGAAATTTTTAGATGGATTTTGGGAAGATGCCGATATTATCGTTGAAGGAGACCCGGTATCCCAGCAGGGAATACGGTTTTGTATGTTTTCATTACTTCAGTCCACGGGACGGGACGGGAAGACCAGTATAGCTGCCAAGGGCTTAACGGGTGCAGGTTATGAAGGTCACTATTTTTGGGATTCTGAAATTTATGTATTGCCGTTTTTTGTGTATACAAGACACGAGATTGCAAGGAATCTACTGCTGTACCGCTACAGATTATTAGATGCTGCTAGGGGCAGGGCAAGGGAGCTTGGACACAGAGGAGCCCTTTTCCCATGGAGGACTATCGATGGGCCCGAATGTTCTGCTTACTTTCCCGCTGGGACTGCCCAATACCATATTGATGCAGATATTGCCTTTGCCATAAAGGTATATGAGGAAGCAACGGAAGATATGGAGTTTTTGTATAAATACGGAGCCGAGATTCTTTTTGAAACGGCCCGGTTCTGGGCAGATCTGGGGGCATATATACCCTCAAAAGGGAATAGATTTTGTATAAATTGTGTTACCGGTCCTGATGAATACACGGCACTGGTTGATAACAATGCGTATACCAATTATATGGCAAAGGTTAATATGGAATATGCGGTTGAAGTTGCAGGAATGATGAAAAGGGAAAGGCCGGGAGATTATGAGCAGTTAGTTGAAAAAATAGGATTAAAACAGGAGGAAATAAGGGCGTGGCAGAAAGCGGCAGAGGATATGTACCTCCCGTATTCCGATGAACTTAAAATTATCCCTCAAGATGACAGCTTTTTGCATAGGAAGAGGATAGATATCGACCAAATACCAGAAGACCAATTTCCCCTCCTATTACACTGGCATTATTTAAATATATACCGTCACCAGATCTGCAAACAACCGGATGTGCTGCTGTTAATGATGTTATTGCGGAAAAGATTTACGGTGGAAGAAATAAAGCGGAATTATGACTATTATGAACCTATAACCACCCATGATTCTTCCCTTTCACCTTCGGTGTTCAGCATCCTTGCCTGTGATATAGGATATGAAAGAGATGCTTATGACTATTTTATACAAACGGTACGCATGGACCTAGATGATTACAACGGAAATGTGAAGCACGGCATTCATGCAGCAAACATGGGTGGAGCGTGGAATGCGGTTATCTACGGGTTCGCCGGTATGAAGCCCGATAGTGAGAGTTTAAATTTCTGTCCACATTTACCTGAAAAATGGCATGGTCTTTCCTTTAAGGTAAGGTATAAAAACAGAAAGATCCTCGTTGAGTTAAAAAGGGACAGCGCCAAGTTTACCCTATTGGAAGGAGACTCTATAAAATTGCACTACTTTAATGAGGAAATCCTTTTGATGCAGGGATTGACGGTAACTAAGGAGGTTAAAAATGTTAAAGTATAG
- a CDS encoding haloacid dehalogenase-like hydrolase — protein MVKRILDSFASDFNKIKGKDLLISIAASEGRTVIAEVVVTAQPLIDSITNAELACAFGSDIILLNMLDVHQPVIQGMPPVKNKDETIKILKELIGRPVGVNLEPTTLISPGRRATAETARRALEIGIDLIVLTGNPKTGVTNSAIINAVREIRSELKDEIIIAAGKMHCSGIQEESSDKIVDAETVHGFVEAGADIILFPAPGTVPGMTIETVKKGIDAAHAGGKLAMVTIGTSQEGADPDTIKAIALQGKMAGADIFHIGDAGYSGIALPENIMNYSIAIRGRRHTFRRMAASIKR, from the coding sequence ATGGTAAAGAGAATCCTTGATTCTTTTGCTTCAGATTTTAACAAAATAAAGGGTAAAGACCTTTTAATAAGCATAGCTGCCTCAGAAGGCAGAACAGTTATCGCAGAAGTCGTAGTAACAGCACAACCTTTGATAGATAGCATAACAAATGCTGAACTGGCCTGTGCTTTTGGCAGTGATATTATTCTGCTAAATATGCTGGATGTTCACCAGCCGGTTATTCAGGGTATGCCCCCCGTTAAGAACAAAGATGAAACCATAAAGATATTAAAGGAATTAATCGGCAGACCTGTTGGCGTCAACCTTGAACCTACAACACTAATCTCCCCGGGAAGAAGGGCAACAGCGGAAACAGCAAGAAGGGCCTTAGAAATCGGCATTGATTTAATTGTTCTCACCGGAAATCCCAAAACCGGAGTCACCAATTCTGCAATAATAAATGCAGTCAGAGAAATCCGCTCTGAGCTGAAAGATGAAATCATAATTGCTGCGGGTAAAATGCACTGCTCCGGAATACAAGAAGAATCTTCAGATAAAATTGTAGATGCCGAAACCGTTCATGGTTTTGTCGAAGCAGGGGCAGATATTATTCTCTTCCCTGCTCCCGGCACTGTCCCCGGTATGACCATTGAAACGGTTAAAAAAGGTATTGATGCAGCTCATGCCGGGGGAAAGCTGGCAATGGTGACTATAGGCACATCCCAGGAAGGGGCTGATCCGGATACCATAAAGGCTATTGCCCTCCAGGGTAAAATGGCCGGAGCAGATATATTTCATATAGGAGATGCCGGGTACTCAGGAATTGCTTTACCTGAAAATATCATGAATTATTCAATAGCCATAAGAGGTCGTCGTCATACTTTCAGGCGTATGGCAGCTTCTATAAAGAGATGA
- a CDS encoding IS1634 family transposase, giving the protein MYLQIGTSNGRRYLAIVQGYRDPVTKKVRHKTVKSLGYLDELKKQYPDPIAHFKSVAEEMNKKAALEKQPVTISLDPKETLKEKQVNRKNIGYAALSKIYHELGLNTFFYNKSRAFKSKFNTNNIMKLLIFSRILAPASKKKTYEEKDRYFENTDFSLDDIYRCLSQVVTFKDELQLHLHRQMKNKFGRSTELVYYDVTNYYFEIDRQDEMRKKGVSKEHRPDPIIQMGLLMDTKGIPIKYDLFPGNTNDCETLMPVLGRVKKDYEVGRIIIVADKGVNTADNIAFCLAKGDGYIYSQTVRGGNKELKDYVLSESGYRQIGDGYKVKSRIYPREIAVSNSKGGRTKVRIDEKQVVFYSADYDRKAKADREGTIMKARDLVKNPSKYNKATSYGAAKYVKNLVFDPKTGEILTTKQRPVFDEEKLREEEKFDGYYAIVTSEWKMSDEEIIEIYRGLWRIEEAFKVTKSDLEARPVYLSRNDHIQAHFLICFVALVIARLLALLLGNKYSITRIVESLNKASGSRLEENWYVFDYADEITSAITEILGVDLSRKYLRLGDIKKILGATKKT; this is encoded by the coding sequence ATGTATCTTCAAATAGGCACCAGCAACGGCCGTCGTTATCTGGCAATCGTTCAGGGCTATAGGGATCCTGTAACAAAAAAAGTTAGGCACAAAACGGTCAAATCTTTAGGATATCTTGATGAGCTTAAAAAGCAGTATCCCGATCCTATTGCCCATTTTAAGAGTGTTGCCGAGGAAATGAACAAAAAAGCGGCTTTAGAAAAACAGCCCGTCACAATCAGCCTCGATCCGAAAGAAACTTTGAAAGAAAAACAGGTTAACCGCAAAAATATTGGCTACGCTGCTCTTAGTAAAATTTACCATGAACTTGGTCTTAATACTTTTTTTTATAACAAATCAAGGGCATTTAAATCTAAGTTCAACACAAACAATATTATGAAGCTCCTCATTTTCTCCCGCATCCTTGCTCCTGCCTCTAAGAAAAAAACCTATGAGGAGAAAGACCGCTATTTCGAGAATACCGATTTCTCATTAGATGATATTTATCGCTGTCTCTCGCAGGTTGTCACTTTTAAAGATGAACTGCAGTTACATCTGCACCGGCAGATGAAAAATAAGTTTGGCAGAAGCACCGAACTGGTCTATTACGATGTTACAAATTACTACTTTGAGATCGACAGGCAGGACGAGATGAGAAAAAAGGGTGTTTCAAAAGAACATCGCCCGGATCCGATCATACAGATGGGGCTGCTCATGGACACAAAGGGTATTCCTATTAAGTATGACCTTTTTCCGGGCAACACTAATGACTGCGAGACTCTAATGCCGGTTTTGGGCAGAGTGAAAAAAGATTATGAAGTGGGCCGCATTATTATTGTGGCGGACAAGGGGGTCAACACAGCAGATAATATCGCCTTCTGCCTTGCTAAGGGTGATGGGTATATCTATTCGCAGACGGTGCGCGGTGGGAATAAGGAGCTAAAAGATTACGTCCTTAGCGAATCTGGATACCGCCAGATCGGAGACGGTTACAAGGTTAAGTCCAGGATTTATCCACGTGAAATTGCTGTCAGCAATTCAAAAGGAGGTAGAACCAAGGTCCGCATTGACGAAAAGCAGGTCGTGTTTTACAGCGCTGACTATGACCGTAAAGCAAAGGCCGACCGTGAAGGTACCATTATGAAAGCCAGGGACCTGGTAAAAAACCCTTCAAAATACAACAAAGCTACCTCTTACGGAGCAGCTAAATATGTGAAAAACCTTGTTTTCGACCCGAAAACAGGTGAGATCCTGACAACAAAGCAAAGGCCCGTATTCGATGAGGAAAAATTGCGTGAGGAAGAGAAGTTCGACGGTTATTACGCTATCGTCACGAGCGAGTGGAAGATGAGCGATGAAGAGATTATCGAAATCTACCGCGGACTCTGGCGGATCGAAGAGGCGTTTAAAGTAACAAAAAGCGATCTTGAGGCCCGGCCTGTTTATCTTTCTCGCAATGACCACATACAGGCACATTTCCTTATCTGTTTCGTCGCTCTTGTTATTGCCCGCCTGTTGGCGCTGCTCCTCGGAAACAAATACTCTATCACAAGGATTGTGGAAAGCCTGAATAAAGCATCAGGAAGCCGTCTTGAAGAAAACTGGTATGTCTTCGACTATGCCGATGAGATAACAAGTGCAATCACTGAAATACTGGGGGTGGATCTCAGCCGCAAATACCTTAGGTTGGGGGATATAAAAAAAATTTTGGGAGCTACGAAAAAAACTTAA
- a CDS encoding amylo-alpha-1,6-glucosidase, with amino-acid sequence MTRVINDDRVFVITNDCGDIEEADLGMFYKDTRFLSRYELLINGKKPLLLSSTAENNYFKEIRLTNGIGKDTPFNTLSINRRSYIYNNSFYEQISVTNYNPEEKVLFLVLNFDADFKDMFDIRGFIEGRYGQKHDTKFESRRIIFKYSGLDNILRETIIQFNKDAEYEDGKAVFKAILSTKETFTLDICVRVNAGDNGGNDEFVGFEEGYNKIKKLYDNWINECTEIVTDNEQFNNLCIRGLTDLRALMMNFGQDQMVVGGIPWFAAPFARDGLIAGIQSIMINPRIGRGVLRILAGYQGKETDKWNDEEPGKIFHELREGELTLTRQAPFGPYYGSHDATPLFLVLLSKYFRWTGDTEFLEQMLPAAEKALSWISRYGDRDGDGFLEYMRERDGGLINQGWKDSGDSVVFSNGKLAEPPIALVEIQGYVYDAYMGMAEIYEILGYGKKAGELRNRAAALKEKFNVCYWMEDKRYFAEALDKNKKRVDSITSNPGHCLWSGIINGDKASYVADTLLNDGVFSGWGIRTMSSNEAAYKPASYHNGSVWPHDNSLIVMGFSRYGFKDHIKKVFDALLDASAQFEHYRLPELFCGYERKGNRLIKYPAACLPQAWAAAAPFALLEGILGLRVDAKNYIIELDPAMPERINLIAIKRMKVRDKSVDFIVNRNEQGNVELKVFKNEGFQILLRHH; translated from the coding sequence ATGACCAGGGTTATAAATGATGATAGGGTTTTTGTTATTACAAATGATTGTGGTGATATAGAAGAAGCAGACCTGGGGATGTTTTATAAAGATACCCGTTTTCTGTCAAGATACGAACTCTTGATAAACGGTAAGAAGCCTCTATTACTTTCATCTACAGCCGAAAATAACTATTTTAAGGAAATAAGACTCACCAATGGGATTGGTAAAGATACACCGTTCAATACCCTATCGATTAACAGACGGTCATATATCTACAATAATAGTTTTTATGAACAAATATCAGTAACCAACTACAATCCGGAAGAAAAAGTACTGTTTCTTGTATTGAACTTTGATGCTGACTTTAAGGATATGTTCGATATCAGGGGTTTTATAGAAGGCAGATACGGTCAAAAACACGACACCAAATTTGAATCGAGAAGGATAATTTTTAAATACAGCGGTTTGGATAATATTTTGAGAGAAACCATTATTCAATTCAATAAAGACGCGGAATATGAAGATGGCAAAGCGGTTTTTAAAGCAATTTTAAGTACAAAAGAAACTTTTACTCTTGACATTTGTGTAAGGGTAAATGCCGGAGATAACGGAGGAAATGACGAATTTGTCGGTTTTGAAGAGGGGTATAACAAAATAAAGAAACTCTATGATAACTGGATTAACGAATGCACCGAAATTGTTACCGACAATGAACAGTTCAACAATCTATGCATTAGGGGTCTTACTGATTTAAGGGCCCTTATGATGAATTTCGGGCAGGATCAGATGGTTGTGGGGGGGATACCGTGGTTTGCTGCGCCTTTTGCAAGAGACGGCCTCATTGCGGGTATCCAATCCATTATGATAAATCCCCGCATTGGCAGAGGAGTTCTTCGAATTCTGGCGGGATATCAGGGGAAAGAGACGGATAAATGGAATGATGAAGAACCCGGAAAGATATTTCACGAGCTGAGGGAAGGGGAGCTTACACTAACGCGTCAGGCCCCTTTCGGGCCCTATTATGGCAGTCATGATGCCACACCCCTGTTTCTTGTCCTTCTATCGAAGTATTTCAGGTGGACCGGCGATACGGAATTTTTGGAGCAGATGCTCCCTGCAGCGGAAAAGGCTTTAAGCTGGATATCCCGGTACGGTGACAGAGATGGGGATGGTTTTTTGGAATATATGAGGGAAAGGGATGGGGGCCTGATAAATCAGGGTTGGAAGGATTCAGGGGATTCTGTGGTATTCAGCAACGGCAAACTGGCGGAACCACCTATAGCCCTTGTTGAAATCCAGGGATATGTATATGATGCTTACATGGGAATGGCTGAAATTTACGAAATACTGGGTTATGGCAAAAAGGCCGGAGAACTCAGGAACAGGGCAGCTGCCCTTAAGGAAAAATTTAATGTTTGCTACTGGATGGAGGATAAACGATATTTTGCAGAGGCCCTTGATAAAAATAAAAAACGAGTTGATTCAATAACATCCAATCCGGGGCATTGCTTATGGTCGGGTATAATTAACGGTGATAAAGCAAGCTACGTGGCTGATACCCTTTTGAATGATGGGGTGTTTTCAGGCTGGGGCATCAGGACCATGAGCAGTAATGAGGCTGCTTATAAACCTGCAAGTTATCACAACGGGTCCGTTTGGCCCCATGATAATTCATTAATAGTAATGGGGTTTTCAAGGTACGGATTTAAAGATCACATTAAGAAGGTATTCGATGCCCTCCTTGATGCATCGGCTCAATTTGAACATTACAGGCTGCCCGAGCTATTTTGCGGATATGAAAGAAAGGGAAACAGGTTGATAAAATACCCAGCGGCATGTTTACCACAGGCCTGGGCTGCTGCCGCTCCTTTTGCCCTTCTTGAAGGGATATTGGGCTTAAGGGTAGATGCTAAGAACTATATCATTGAACTGGATCCGGCCATGCCTGAAAGAATAAACCTTATTGCAATAAAGAGGATGAAGGTGCGGGATAAATCCGTAGATTTCATTGTTAATAGAAACGAGCAGGGCAATGTGGAACTAAAGGTTTTTAAGAATGAAGGCTTTCAAATCCTTTTGAGACATCATTAA
- the pgmB gene encoding beta-phosphoglucomutase, with translation MLKYRGAIFDLDGVITDTARYHYEAWKRLSDELGIYFDEKINERLKGIGRLQSLEIILEKSKKQFSMEEKRYFADKKNQYYREMIKSITPKDLLPGIPELIRELKERGIKIAVASASRNAFTVLKNLGISDKFDYIVDASRIKKGKPHPELFLTAAENIGLKPDVCVGIEDSAAGIEAIKRAGMFAIGVGDFEILKKADMVLKDLRDTEKILRLFSINVPGGIHTKKVRDSR, from the coding sequence ATGTTAAAGTATAGGGGAGCTATATTCGACCTAGACGGGGTTATTACCGATACGGCCAGATATCATTATGAGGCATGGAAGAGGTTATCTGATGAATTAGGAATATACTTTGATGAGAAGATCAACGAAAGACTGAAAGGGATTGGTCGACTTCAATCACTGGAAATCATTTTAGAGAAAAGTAAAAAACAGTTTTCTATGGAAGAAAAAAGGTATTTTGCAGACAAGAAGAATCAGTACTACAGAGAGATGATAAAAAGCATAACACCGAAAGATTTACTTCCCGGGATACCTGAGCTTATCAGAGAGCTAAAAGAAAGAGGGATTAAAATAGCCGTAGCATCAGCCAGTCGAAACGCTTTTACCGTTTTAAAGAATCTGGGTATTTCAGATAAATTTGATTATATAGTAGATGCCTCGAGGATAAAAAAAGGTAAACCACATCCAGAATTATTTCTTACCGCTGCTGAAAATATAGGATTAAAACCCGATGTATGTGTCGGAATTGAGGATTCGGCAGCAGGAATTGAAGCCATAAAAAGAGCGGGCATGTTTGCCATTGGGGTTGGAGATTTTGAAATTTTAAAAAAAGCTGATATGGTTTTAAAGGACCTAAGGGATACTGAAAAAATCCTCCGTTTATTTTCTATAAATGTACCTGGGGGAATTCATACCAAAAAGGTGAGGGACAGCAGATGA
- a CDS encoding PTS sugar transporter subunit IIA: MNLNIFNRFLSRVITVKAPITGEVVSLESLPDKVFAEKMVGDGRAIKPSEGTVVSPIKGIVKQVFSSGHALVLETPEKLNLLIHVGLDTVKLKGRGFEVLVKEGEQVVPGQTLIRFDMDFIEKHALSTISPVVLPEMGNVAKIDKPRIQRVEKGIDVLFRVVLKNIV; the protein is encoded by the coding sequence ATGAATCTGAACATATTTAACCGGTTTTTAAGCAGAGTTATTACAGTAAAAGCACCCATAACAGGGGAGGTAGTCAGTTTAGAAAGTCTGCCTGATAAGGTTTTCGCCGAAAAAATGGTAGGTGACGGTCGTGCGATTAAACCTTCAGAAGGAACAGTAGTTTCCCCTATTAAAGGGATAGTCAAGCAGGTTTTTTCCAGCGGTCATGCTTTAGTTTTAGAAACCCCCGAAAAGTTAAACTTGTTAATACATGTAGGTCTGGATACTGTTAAGCTGAAAGGCAGGGGATTTGAAGTCCTGGTTAAGGAAGGTGAACAGGTAGTTCCAGGTCAAACCCTTATTAGGTTCGATATGGATTTTATCGAAAAACATGCCCTCTCAACCATAAGCCCTGTGGTCCTTCCTGAAATGGGCAATGTAGCAAAAATAGATAAACCACGCATACAACGGGTTGAAAAGGGAATAGATGTATTATTCAGGGTTGTCTTAAAGAATATTGTATAG
- a CDS encoding ABC transporter substrate-binding protein, producing the protein MKKGYLRFFAMALMLAIIIAAAGCGGNTEQAQETRKNVLKVSMGLAEEEWKVMKEDIFPAFEEKYGIKIEPYQMEAGDTVKKLEAMHQAGAMDIDLITQDNMQLAPLVDKGLVEDLSSYRDMIPKEVIPALIPVGEFDGKLYFMPYRPNVEIAFYNEKKFDEYGLKPPTNWDELLEVAKTFKEKEGVGRVVIKQNLGPDSTIHMFDLIRSAGGDPTVLNDEGSVRAFTFLKELQPYLSPECKKADWNTPNQFLATESAYLVQNWPFTSVVVVRDGGKKEIKAYNGWRGPVKESHVLGGEVIGIPKGAPNKDMAVKFMEYLMSKEVQEKLTSKLGWPSMRTDAYGKVEDWQKPYFDAVSEALKHAEPRPNLTYWADVDKAVNGALREIIFEGKDIRATLDKYHNMIEQAKKAAGN; encoded by the coding sequence ATGAAAAAGGGTTATTTAAGATTTTTCGCCATGGCGCTGATGCTGGCCATTATTATAGCTGCAGCAGGATGTGGAGGAAATACCGAACAGGCACAAGAGACACGCAAAAATGTCCTTAAGGTATCCATGGGATTGGCAGAAGAGGAATGGAAGGTAATGAAAGAAGACATTTTCCCTGCTTTTGAGGAAAAATACGGCATTAAAATAGAACCGTATCAGATGGAGGCCGGGGACACGGTTAAAAAATTAGAAGCGATGCACCAGGCAGGGGCAATGGATATTGACCTCATTACCCAAGACAATATGCAGCTTGCGCCTCTGGTTGATAAGGGGCTGGTAGAAGATTTATCTTCCTACAGGGATATGATACCGAAGGAAGTCATTCCTGCCCTTATACCGGTGGGTGAATTTGATGGAAAACTCTATTTTATGCCGTACAGACCCAATGTTGAGATAGCTTTTTACAACGAGAAAAAATTCGATGAGTACGGTTTAAAGCCGCCTACAAACTGGGATGAACTTTTAGAAGTAGCCAAAACCTTTAAGGAAAAGGAGGGCGTTGGAAGGGTAGTAATTAAACAAAACCTGGGGCCTGACAGCACCATTCACATGTTTGACCTTATCAGGTCAGCGGGTGGTGACCCGACGGTGCTGAATGACGAAGGTTCTGTACGGGCCTTTACATTCCTAAAGGAGCTTCAACCCTATCTGTCACCGGAGTGTAAAAAGGCTGACTGGAATACACCGAATCAGTTTCTGGCAACGGAGAGTGCATATCTTGTGCAGAATTGGCCGTTTACATCTGTTGTGGTTGTAAGAGACGGCGGCAAAAAGGAGATAAAGGCATATAACGGCTGGAGAGGTCCGGTAAAAGAATCCCATGTCCTCGGTGGAGAAGTAATAGGGATACCTAAAGGGGCTCCTAATAAGGATATGGCCGTGAAATTCATGGAGTACCTCATGAGCAAAGAAGTCCAGGAGAAATTAACATCAAAACTGGGATGGCCTTCAATGAGGACCGATGCTTACGGTAAGGTGGAGGACTGGCAAAAACCGTATTTTGATGCCGTAAGTGAGGCATTAAAACATGCAGAACCGAGACCGAATCTTACGTACTGGGCAGATGTGGATAAGGCCGTAAACGGTGCATTGAGGGAAATAATCTTTGAAGGGAAGGATATAAGAGCAACCCTTGACAAATACCATAACATGATTGAACAGGCTAAAAAAGCAGCAGGAAACTAA
- the nagE gene encoding N-acetylglucosamine-specific PTS transporter subunit IIBC — protein sequence MKRYLGNLQKLGKALMAPVAVLPAAALLLRLGAPDVFDIPVVMAAGDAVFSNLPLIFALGVSMGLAGGAGAAALAAGVGYFVLTSVLSNINSEINMGVLAGIITGLVAANLYNKYKDIKLPDFLGFFGGKRFVPIVTAFAMLILGIIFGYVWPPIQQGIYAAGQWIIRAGASGVFLFGFLNRLLIPFGLHHVINSLVWFVFGEFTSAAGKVVTGDLHRFFAGDPSAGIFMTGFFPIFMFGLPAACFAMISEALPSQKKAVTGVLVSAALTSFLTGITEPVEFAFMFLAPVLYLLHAALTGVSMAITYMLGLKHGFGFSAGAIDYVINYGLATRPILLLGIGIVYGGIYYVIFRTAIRKMNLPTPGRIEGEVEPTADRGQIKVSDKAAAILEALGGKDNIETIDSCITRIRLTVYDKSIINENDIKRAGATGLMDLGGKNLQVIVGTDAELIVEQIKKLL from the coding sequence ATGAAAAGATATTTAGGTAATCTTCAAAAGCTGGGAAAGGCCCTTATGGCCCCGGTAGCGGTTCTCCCGGCTGCTGCCCTTCTTTTAAGGCTTGGGGCCCCTGACGTATTTGATATACCTGTGGTTATGGCAGCCGGAGATGCGGTATTCAGCAATCTCCCGTTGATATTTGCCCTGGGTGTCTCAATGGGTCTTGCCGGTGGGGCCGGAGCTGCAGCCCTCGCTGCAGGAGTCGGTTATTTCGTCCTAACTTCTGTGTTATCAAATATAAATTCGGAGATTAATATGGGTGTGCTGGCCGGTATAATAACCGGATTAGTTGCAGCAAATTTATACAATAAATACAAAGACATAAAACTCCCCGACTTCTTAGGTTTTTTCGGCGGAAAACGCTTTGTCCCTATTGTTACAGCCTTTGCGATGCTGATTTTGGGTATAATCTTCGGATACGTCTGGCCCCCCATCCAGCAGGGAATTTATGCCGCCGGCCAGTGGATTATTCGGGCAGGTGCGTCAGGGGTTTTCCTATTCGGGTTTTTAAACCGGTTATTAATACCCTTTGGTCTTCATCACGTTATAAACAGTCTTGTATGGTTCGTATTCGGTGAATTTACAAGTGCTGCCGGAAAAGTAGTGACAGGTGACCTCCACAGGTTTTTTGCAGGAGACCCTTCTGCAGGAATATTTATGACAGGGTTCTTCCCTATATTCATGTTCGGTCTTCCAGCTGCATGTTTTGCAATGATAAGTGAAGCCCTGCCTTCCCAGAAAAAAGCTGTAACAGGGGTTCTGGTCAGTGCAGCCCTTACTTCCTTCCTGACGGGCATTACTGAACCGGTAGAATTTGCCTTCATGTTTTTGGCACCCGTTCTATACCTGCTCCATGCTGCTCTTACAGGAGTATCTATGGCTATTACGTACATGTTAGGGTTAAAGCACGGGTTCGGATTTTCTGCCGGAGCTATTGATTATGTTATAAACTACGGTCTCGCAACCAGGCCGATTTTACTTCTCGGTATAGGAATTGTATACGGCGGCATCTACTATGTGATTTTTAGGACCGCAATTAGAAAAATGAATCTGCCCACTCCGGGAAGAATTGAAGGTGAAGTTGAGCCTACAGCCGATAGAGGGCAGATAAAAGTGAGTGATAAGGCTGCTGCTATCCTGGAAGCCCTGGGTGGAAAAGATAATATTGAAACGATTGATTCATGTATTACCAGAATAAGGTTAACCGTTTACGACAAATCCATTATAAACGAAAATGATATAAAGAGAGCCGGTGCTACCGGGTTAATGGACCTCGGTGGCAAAAACCTGCAGGTTATTGTAGGAACAGATGCCGAATTAATTGTAGAACAAATAAAGAAATTGTTATAA